A single genomic interval of halophilic archaeon DL31 harbors:
- a CDS encoding GTP-binding proten HflX (manually curated~TIGRFAM: GTP-binding protein, HflX~KEGG: hbo:Hbor_18880 GTP-binding protein HflX~PFAM: GTP-binding protein, HSR1-related): MPEQRAVVAKRVDAGDADLSEIRELARAAGYEVVGELSQSRTQDAAFNFGEGKADELAALARETRADTVIVDNELGAYQTFNIGEKLPEGAEVVDRFALILDIFGQRAQTRKAQLQVELAELRYELPRAEAKASLAKRDERPGFMGLGEYDESREQDIKNQISRISEELDRIAEEEEKRRAKRRDQGFDLVALAGYTNAGKSTLLRRLAAELDVDENEERHPDLEKTAESEDRLFTTLDTTTRKADTGTREILLTDTVGFVSDLPHWLVESFQSTLSSVYHADLVLLVVDASDPVDEMREKLVTSHDTLMDRNEAPIVTVFNKADKSTEPELERRKRALSALAPDPIVVSGLTGENVGDLRARVERELPAWERERLVLPVCDDAMSLVSWIHDNGHVREENYGDEQVIVEFEAPPVVVSKARAKAAEAEPAGADAGRREA, encoded by the coding sequence ATCCCTGAACAACGTGCAGTCGTCGCCAAGCGCGTCGACGCCGGCGATGCCGACCTCTCAGAGATTCGCGAACTCGCCCGCGCGGCCGGCTACGAAGTGGTCGGCGAGCTGAGCCAGAGCCGCACGCAGGACGCCGCCTTCAACTTCGGCGAGGGGAAGGCCGACGAACTCGCGGCTCTCGCTCGGGAGACACGGGCTGATACCGTCATCGTGGACAACGAACTCGGCGCCTACCAAACGTTCAACATCGGGGAGAAACTGCCCGAAGGCGCCGAAGTCGTGGACAGGTTCGCGCTCATTCTCGACATCTTCGGCCAGCGGGCACAGACTCGCAAGGCACAGCTCCAGGTCGAACTCGCGGAACTGCGGTACGAACTGCCACGTGCCGAGGCCAAAGCCAGCCTCGCCAAACGCGACGAGCGTCCAGGGTTCATGGGGCTGGGGGAGTACGACGAATCCCGCGAGCAGGACATCAAGAACCAGATCTCCCGCATCTCGGAGGAGCTCGACCGCATCGCCGAGGAGGAAGAGAAACGCCGGGCCAAGCGCCGCGACCAGGGGTTCGACCTCGTGGCGCTGGCGGGCTACACCAACGCGGGCAAATCGACGCTGCTCCGACGGCTCGCCGCGGAACTCGACGTGGACGAGAACGAGGAGCGCCACCCGGACCTCGAGAAAACCGCCGAGTCAGAGGACCGGCTGTTCACAACGCTCGACACGACGACCAGAAAGGCCGATACCGGAACGCGTGAGATCCTACTGACCGACACTGTGGGATTCGTCTCGGACCTGCCTCACTGGCTGGTGGAGTCCTTCCAGTCGACGCTCTCTTCGGTCTATCACGCCGACCTCGTCCTCCTCGTGGTCGACGCCTCCGACCCGGTCGACGAGATGCGCGAGAAGCTGGTGACCAGTCACGATACGCTGATGGACCGCAATGAGGCGCCCATCGTCACCGTGTTCAACAAGGCGGACAAGAGTACCGAACCCGAACTCGAGCGCCGGAAACGCGCGCTCTCAGCGCTTGCGCCCGACCCCATCGTCGTCTCGGGGCTGACCGGTGAGAACGTCGGCGACTTGCGGGCGCGCGTCGAGCGCGAACTCCCCGCCTGGGAGCGAGAACGGCTGGTGCTCCCCGTCTGCGACGACGCGATGAGTCTGGTCTCGTGGATTCACGACAACGGTCACGTGCGCGAGGAGAACTACGGCGACGAGCAGGTGATTGTCGAGTTCGAGGCGCCGCCAGTCGTCGTTTCGAAGGCTCGGGCGAAAGCTGCTGAGGCGGAGCCAGCGGGCGCCGACGCGGGACGTAGAGAGGCCTGA
- a CDS encoding aminoglycoside phosphotransferase (PFAM: Aminoglycoside phosphotransferase~KEGG: hbo:Hbor_20450 serine/threonine protein kinase involved in cell cycle control) produces the protein MELRKLVRGQVEWPRLESIVRELAQRYGCEEVHVRFLEADNWLSTPMVLDDKYFVKVVTEQNSFVHALFTTTRNLGAFSSGTEGFFGHFGDPYEMAQHELEATNRLREIGLNAPEPVEALEIDGLGVLVMEFIPEFVTLDQMSEADERERAPDMFEALHAMHDNGLAHGDLRAENVLVVDGEIYFIDATSIRADENSPDASMASAQSYDLACALAALEPLIGAREAVGAAASAYTTDELLAAREFLDFVSIRPDHTFEAAELKGELEKRAEQAERDDG, from the coding sequence ATGGAACTGCGGAAACTCGTCCGCGGTCAGGTGGAGTGGCCGCGGCTCGAGTCTATCGTCCGGGAACTCGCCCAACGGTACGGCTGCGAGGAGGTCCACGTCAGATTTCTCGAAGCCGACAACTGGCTCTCGACACCGATGGTGCTCGACGACAAGTACTTCGTAAAGGTGGTGACTGAGCAGAACTCCTTCGTCCACGCGCTCTTTACGACGACACGGAACCTCGGCGCGTTCTCCTCAGGCACGGAGGGCTTTTTCGGCCACTTCGGCGATCCCTACGAGATGGCCCAGCACGAACTCGAGGCAACCAACCGACTACGGGAAATCGGGCTAAACGCGCCCGAGCCCGTGGAGGCACTCGAGATCGACGGCCTCGGAGTGCTCGTCATGGAGTTCATCCCGGAGTTCGTCACACTCGACCAGATGAGCGAAGCCGACGAGCGCGAGCGCGCCCCAGACATGTTCGAGGCACTCCACGCGATGCACGACAACGGACTGGCTCACGGTGACCTGCGCGCCGAGAACGTCCTCGTCGTGGACGGCGAAATCTACTTCATCGACGCCACGAGCATTCGGGCCGACGAGAACAGCCCCGATGCGTCGATGGCGTCGGCACAGTCGTACGACCTCGCCTGTGCGCTCGCCGCGCTGGAGCCACTCATCGGCGCGCGGGAGGCTGTCGGCGCGGCGGCGAGCGCCTACACGACCGATGAGCTGCTTGCTGCACGGGAGTTTCTGGACTTCGTCAGCATCCGGCCGGACCACACCTTCGAGGCGGCTGAACTGAAGGGAGAACTCGAGAAGCGTGCCGAACAGGCCGAACGCGACGACGGCTGA
- a CDS encoding PBS lyase HEAT domain protein repeat-containing protein (PFAM: PBS lyase HEAT-like repeat~KEGG: hbo:Hbor_21990 pbs lyase heat-like hypothetical protein): MTEEDDSTEGADISTETLESRLDDADEALEAAETEADLDDVAATVDAIESDIDAADLPEPDDEDEQAPAEALTGRIEELREGLEEHRGPYAEDVVEELGNLQTTIEETRWTGNGLTAVQEAVDSFLDGSGDALDTDFGTAEDEEPEALSTELDAVVVAIEEADLDPDADADSLAALVEAVETLGTGLEEAEEWDDLGTNEQLRAEGFYDVLGHFKDYPVEWAALKEHEKQGNVDQVLRALDALGSEFMERHCLEALTRMGDPAAFDEMHQRAQKRDRPGIKALGKMGDGAEAAVETLIEYVDTDSDPQLQKVTFRTLGEIGSEEATQALANKLTMENDHVRPAAARALGLIGDTRAVEPLADTLADDEVRKVRTAAAWALRQIGTEDALETVAAYEDTKAYTLQAEAEKARETLDAAGDDAEPVEA, from the coding sequence ATGACTGAAGAGGACGACTCGACCGAGGGCGCCGATATCTCCACAGAGACGCTGGAGAGCCGGCTTGACGACGCCGACGAGGCGCTCGAGGCGGCCGAGACCGAGGCCGACCTCGACGACGTCGCCGCCACCGTAGACGCCATCGAGAGCGACATCGATGCCGCTGACCTGCCCGAGCCCGACGACGAGGACGAGCAAGCCCCCGCTGAGGCTCTGACTGGCCGCATCGAGGAGCTCCGCGAGGGGCTCGAGGAACACCGCGGCCCCTACGCCGAGGACGTGGTAGAGGAACTCGGCAATCTCCAAACAACTATCGAGGAGACCCGCTGGACTGGCAATGGCCTGACGGCTGTGCAGGAAGCCGTCGACAGCTTCCTCGATGGCTCGGGCGACGCGCTCGACACAGACTTCGGGACCGCCGAGGACGAGGAGCCAGAGGCTCTCTCCACCGAACTCGACGCCGTTGTTGTGGCCATCGAGGAAGCCGACCTCGACCCCGACGCGGACGCCGATTCACTCGCTGCGCTCGTCGAGGCAGTCGAGACACTGGGTACCGGCCTCGAGGAGGCCGAGGAGTGGGATGACCTCGGGACCAACGAACAGCTCCGTGCGGAGGGGTTCTACGACGTGCTCGGTCACTTCAAAGACTACCCCGTCGAGTGGGCAGCGCTAAAAGAGCACGAAAAACAAGGTAACGTCGACCAGGTCCTGCGCGCGCTCGATGCGCTCGGCTCGGAGTTCATGGAGCGGCACTGCCTGGAAGCACTCACCCGCATGGGTGACCCCGCGGCCTTCGACGAGATGCACCAGCGCGCACAGAAGCGGGACCGACCCGGTATCAAGGCGCTGGGGAAGATGGGCGACGGCGCCGAGGCGGCTGTCGAAACCCTCATCGAGTACGTCGATACCGACTCCGACCCGCAGCTTCAGAAGGTGACGTTCCGCACGCTCGGGGAGATCGGCAGCGAGGAGGCAACGCAGGCACTGGCGAACAAACTCACGATGGAGAACGACCACGTGCGCCCGGCCGCAGCCCGCGCGCTGGGCCTCATCGGCGACACCCGAGCGGTCGAGCCGCTCGCGGACACACTGGCTGACGATGAGGTTCGGAAGGTCCGCACCGCCGCTGCGTGGGCACTCCGCCAAATCGGGACCGAGGATGCCCTCGAGACGGTCGCAGCGTACGAAGACACGAAAGCCTACACGCTGCAGGCAGAAGCCGAGAAAGCACGCGAAACCCTCGACGCAGCCGGGGACGACGCCGAGCCGGTCGAAGCCTAA
- a CDS encoding ThiJ/PfpI domain-containing protein (PFAM: ThiJ/PfpI~KEGG: hvo:HVO_1073 DJ-1/PfpI/ThiJ superfamily protein), which translates to MRVYTLPWSFPCVVIISDVASALFVVSEEGYWGEECIAPLQALTAADFDVTVATPTGGKPVLDEVSVNPDEVGEETAETVVEAHENDERLANAVPVAGETAEEYDVVVFPGGHGTVWDINQDADARGLLRNAVAGEDGTALVVCHAVGLLGFTRDADGEFLVDGREVTGFPNEWEADLLDEFDRLPDGRKLPYLVTDEVEAAGGEWDAELDAAESVTVDGDLITARGPESSEAAAATLLDELGN; encoded by the coding sequence GTGCGGGTGTACACACTCCCGTGGTCTTTCCCCTGTGTGGTCATCATATCCGATGTGGCTTCAGCACTATTCGTCGTTTCAGAGGAAGGGTACTGGGGAGAGGAGTGTATCGCGCCACTGCAGGCGCTCACCGCTGCAGATTTCGACGTAACCGTCGCGACGCCAACCGGCGGAAAGCCGGTGCTCGACGAGGTCTCCGTAAATCCCGACGAAGTGGGTGAGGAAACCGCCGAAACCGTCGTCGAGGCCCACGAGAACGACGAGCGCCTCGCGAACGCGGTGCCGGTCGCCGGCGAAACAGCCGAAGAGTACGATGTCGTTGTGTTCCCCGGCGGTCACGGCACAGTCTGGGACATCAATCAGGACGCCGACGCTCGGGGCCTGCTCCGGAACGCGGTCGCCGGTGAGGATGGGACCGCGCTGGTCGTCTGTCACGCAGTCGGCCTGCTCGGCTTCACGCGAGATGCCGACGGCGAGTTCCTCGTCGATGGCCGCGAGGTCACCGGCTTCCCCAACGAGTGGGAGGCTGATCTCCTGGACGAGTTCGACCGGCTCCCGGACGGCCGGAAGCTCCCGTATCTGGTGACCGACGAGGTCGAGGCCGCCGGTGGCGAGTGGGACGCCGAACTCGACGCCGCCGAGAGCGTCACCGTCGACGGCGACCTCATCACTGCTCGCGGCCCCGAGTCCTCGGAGGCAGCCGCGGCGACGCTGCTGGACGAACTCGGCAACTGA
- a CDS encoding transposase, IS605 OrfB family (KEGG: hwa:HQ2154A IS1341-type transposase~TIGRFAM: Transposase, IS605 OrfB, C-terminal~PFAM: Transposase, probable, IS891/IS1136/IS1341; Transposase, IS605 OrfB, C-terminal), whose translation MEYSHRYPAYPTRQVAAELETHIDVHRQAYNYTLYEYEHVDADDIGSAYKHHYRLPDWKNEFPVFSEVNSKALQRTVARFYQNLDGLSEQKSNGRKVGKLNWKSPREFQSMTYSQSGFELKNTSGRRATLWLSKIGDIKIRYHREIPDEASIKEVTIKKETTGDWFVSFGLEADDADLPEKPDVGSLNTSNSVGVDLGILNYIHTSDGGTVDWLKLEDEYDRLRREQRKLSRKQEGSRNYENQRKQVAKVKRHIRRKVLDYQHKLSTWLVREYDAVFVEDLDVKGMLEQSHNARNKQDAAWRQFITLLEYKAELYGTHVVQVEAAGTTKECASCGVETAKPIWVREHSCPSCGFECDRDANAAMNILQRGFSELGLGWPESTPVETSLPTDTTSVSAKRVHQTTSGGLSDAV comes from the coding sequence ATGGAGTACAGTCACCGCTACCCTGCATACCCGACACGACAGGTAGCGGCTGAGCTGGAAACTCATATTGACGTTCATCGCCAAGCGTATAACTACACTTTGTACGAGTACGAACACGTGGACGCCGACGACATTGGCTCTGCGTACAAACACCACTACCGACTACCCGACTGGAAAAACGAGTTCCCCGTCTTTTCGGAAGTCAATTCGAAGGCTCTGCAACGAACCGTCGCACGGTTCTACCAGAACCTCGACGGGCTCTCCGAGCAAAAATCGAACGGTCGCAAAGTCGGGAAGCTCAACTGGAAGTCGCCGCGAGAGTTCCAGAGTATGACGTATTCGCAGTCTGGCTTCGAACTCAAAAACACGAGTGGCCGACGTGCGACACTCTGGCTCTCTAAAATCGGTGACATCAAAATACGGTACCACCGCGAGATTCCTGACGAAGCGTCCATCAAAGAAGTCACGATTAAGAAGGAGACAACCGGCGACTGGTTCGTCTCTTTCGGCCTCGAAGCCGACGACGCTGACCTGCCCGAGAAACCCGATGTGGGCTCGCTCAACACGAGTAACAGCGTCGGTGTTGACCTTGGTATTCTCAACTACATCCACACGTCGGACGGTGGGACTGTGGATTGGCTCAAGCTCGAAGACGAGTACGATCGTCTGCGCCGCGAGCAACGCAAGTTGTCCCGGAAGCAAGAAGGGTCACGTAACTACGAGAATCAACGCAAGCAGGTTGCCAAGGTGAAGCGTCATATCCGGCGGAAGGTACTGGACTACCAGCACAAACTATCGACGTGGCTCGTCCGAGAATACGATGCTGTATTCGTCGAGGACTTGGATGTGAAGGGAATGTTAGAGCAGTCGCACAACGCTCGCAACAAGCAGGATGCGGCGTGGCGACAGTTCATCACGCTCCTCGAATACAAAGCCGAGTTGTACGGTACTCACGTTGTGCAGGTCGAAGCGGCAGGAACGACAAAAGAGTGTGCGTCGTGTGGGGTGGAAACAGCGAAACCCATCTGGGTTCGTGAACACTCCTGCCCGAGTTGTGGGTTCGAGTGTGACCGTGACGCGAACGCGGCGATGAACATCTTGCAGAGAGGCTTTTCTGAATTAGGGCTGGGATGGCCCGAATCAACGCCTGTGGAGACTTCGCTCCCTACGGACACCACTTCGGTGTCTGCAAAGCGCGTTCACCAGACTACGTCTGGTGGGCTGTCAGACGCAGTCTGA
- a CDS encoding hypothetical protein (KEGG: hvo:HVO_1746 hypothetical protein), producing MPFSASWHTLLDELDDLPDGAELITPISHDRFRVTDVQEHRVVVTFTETGERTPLQHDQFETLYRRIRETNGGFDLDRLPPDADPYPAVLSLHPRFEIDEQAGIITEKEDATATQLVSDETATDESERVEPDGVDIYSDALLLIDALERHDVSDLSELETNALVNLYTLCSDVQRNANEFRQDIADVLLDRLHHDQPIHGQYGSVQRTSRRNRSLKDDEEVLAVLEDEGIDRERVTSVDSSKVDEALEVTELSESAVYEIDESEYVRKADVDEDVKESRLQGLKDRLAASEEDGTDDLRREIKALEDRIDDLTSFSTGSQLQS from the coding sequence ATGCCGTTCAGCGCTAGCTGGCACACGTTGCTCGATGAACTCGACGATCTGCCCGACGGTGCCGAACTCATCACCCCGATCTCTCACGACCGATTCCGAGTCACTGACGTTCAGGAACACCGGGTGGTCGTCACGTTCACTGAGACGGGGGAACGAACGCCCCTTCAGCACGACCAGTTCGAAACGCTTTACCGGCGGATTCGAGAGACAAACGGTGGTTTCGACCTTGACCGACTTCCACCGGATGCTGATCCGTATCCCGCCGTATTGAGCCTCCACCCCCGCTTTGAAATTGATGAGCAGGCGGGGATCATCACCGAAAAAGAAGACGCGACTGCCACGCAACTGGTGAGCGACGAGACAGCGACGGACGAAAGCGAGCGCGTCGAACCTGATGGAGTGGACATCTATTCGGACGCGTTACTTCTCATCGACGCGCTTGAACGTCACGACGTATCCGATCTTTCCGAACTGGAGACGAACGCGCTCGTGAATCTCTATACCCTGTGTTCGGACGTCCAGCGGAACGCTAACGAGTTCCGACAGGACATCGCCGACGTGTTGCTCGATAGATTGCATCACGACCAACCGATCCACGGTCAGTACGGGTCCGTCCAGCGAACGTCACGCCGCAACCGCTCGCTCAAAGATGACGAGGAAGTACTGGCCGTGTTGGAGGACGAAGGGATCGACAGGGAACGTGTGACGAGCGTCGATTCGAGCAAGGTCGACGAGGCACTGGAGGTAACGGAACTTTCGGAGTCAGCCGTCTACGAGATCGACGAGAGCGAGTACGTCCGGAAAGCCGATGTCGACGAGGACGTTAAAGAGTCACGTCTACAGGGGCTGAAAGACCGTCTGGCAGCGAGCGAAGAGGATGGGACCGACGACCTGCGACGGGAGATCAAAGCACTTGAAGACCGTATCGACGACCTCACGAGTTTCAGTACCGGATCACAGTTGCAGAGCTGA
- a CDS encoding Aldehyde Dehydrogenase (PFAM: Aldehyde dehydrogenase~KEGG: hvo:HVO_1189 betaine aldehyde dehydrogenase), giving the protein MSEDGTYQQYIDGEWTDGTGDDTFTSQNPATGETLGTFQRGTEADVDEALDAADEAFEEWRELSRINRAEYLWDIYHELRDRHQELGEIVTKECGKEISEGKADVTEAWHMVEWAAADARHPKGDVVPSEIASKDAYMRRKPRGVVGCITPWNFPVAIPFWHMAVALVEGNTVVWKPAEQTPWCGQVIAEMFEDAGIPGGVFNMVQGFGDAGAAISEDSRVDTVLFTGSAEVGQEIASKVGGEPGKLAACEMGGKNNIVVTENADLDIAVHSATMSSFKTTGQRCVSSERLVVHEDVYDEFKERFVENARSVAVGDPLDESTFMGPLIEEEHKEKVGKYNQLAKDEGVNVLVDREELGAEEIPDGHEDGHWVGPFVYEADAWDDLRCTHEEVFGPHVALLKYSGDIEEAVDLQNDTDYGLAGAIISEDYRQINYYRDHAEVGLAYGNLPCIGAEVQLPFGGVKKSGNGYPSAREVIEAVTERTAWTLNNSKEIEMAQGLSADIKTSKDD; this is encoded by the coding sequence ATGAGCGAGGACGGAACCTACCAGCAGTACATCGATGGCGAGTGGACCGACGGCACCGGCGACGACACGTTCACGAGCCAGAACCCCGCAACGGGCGAGACGCTCGGCACGTTCCAGCGCGGTACCGAGGCCGACGTCGACGAGGCACTCGACGCCGCGGACGAGGCCTTCGAAGAGTGGCGCGAACTCTCCCGCATCAACCGCGCAGAGTATCTCTGGGACATCTACCACGAACTGCGTGACCGCCACCAGGAACTCGGCGAAATTGTCACCAAGGAGTGTGGCAAGGAGATTTCCGAGGGGAAAGCCGACGTCACCGAGGCCTGGCACATGGTCGAGTGGGCTGCCGCGGACGCCCGCCACCCGAAGGGCGACGTTGTCCCCTCCGAAATCGCCAGCAAGGACGCCTATATGCGCCGCAAGCCCCGCGGTGTCGTGGGCTGTATTACGCCGTGGAACTTCCCGGTCGCCATCCCGTTCTGGCACATGGCCGTCGCGCTGGTTGAGGGTAACACCGTCGTCTGGAAGCCCGCAGAGCAGACGCCGTGGTGTGGTCAGGTCATCGCCGAGATGTTCGAGGATGCCGGCATCCCTGGTGGCGTCTTCAACATGGTGCAGGGCTTCGGCGACGCCGGGGCCGCTATCTCCGAGGACTCCCGCGTCGACACCGTTCTCTTTACCGGCAGCGCCGAGGTTGGCCAGGAGATTGCCTCCAAGGTCGGTGGCGAACCCGGCAAGCTCGCGGCCTGTGAGATGGGTGGCAAGAACAACATCGTCGTGACCGAGAACGCGGACCTCGACATCGCCGTGCACTCAGCCACGATGTCCTCCTTCAAAACCACCGGGCAGCGGTGTGTCTCCTCCGAGCGCCTGGTCGTCCACGAGGACGTCTACGACGAGTTCAAAGAGCGCTTCGTCGAGAACGCCAGATCAGTGGCTGTCGGCGACCCCCTGGACGAGAGCACGTTCATGGGCCCGCTTATCGAGGAAGAGCACAAGGAGAAGGTCGGGAAGTACAACCAACTCGCCAAAGACGAGGGCGTCAACGTGCTCGTCGACCGCGAGGAACTCGGCGCCGAGGAGATTCCGGACGGCCACGAAGACGGCCATTGGGTCGGCCCGTTCGTCTACGAGGCGGACGCGTGGGACGACCTGCGCTGCACCCACGAGGAAGTGTTCGGCCCGCACGTCGCCCTGCTGAAGTACAGCGGCGACATCGAGGAGGCAGTCGACCTCCAGAACGACACCGACTACGGGCTCGCCGGCGCCATCATCTCCGAGGACTACCGCCAGATCAACTACTACCGCGACCACGCGGAGGTCGGCCTCGCCTACGGCAACCTCCCCTGCATCGGCGCAGAGGTGCAGCTCCCCTTCGGCGGCGTGAAGAAATCCGGCAACGGCTACCCCTCCGCCCGGGAGGTTATCGAGGCCGTCACCGAGCGCACCGCCTGGACGCTCAACAACTCGAAGGAAATCGAGATGGCACAGGGCCTCTCAGCAGACATCAAGACCAGCAAGGACGACTGA
- a CDS encoding molybdenum cofactor biosynthesis protein C (KEGG: htu:Htur_2451 molybdenum cofactor biosynthesis protein C~TIGRFAM: Molybdopterin cofactor biosynthesis MoaC region~PFAM: Molybdopterin cofactor biosynthesis MoaC region), with amino-acid sequence MSERPEKAADTDDDELTHTTEQGDVQMVDVGKKPDTGRRAVARGEIQLTESTIAAVRADDVGKGDVLATARVGAVQAVKHTWETIPMCHQIPITNVETAFEVRDDRIELEVAVETTGKTGCEMEALEGVTTGLNVVWDMVKAAEKEVVSAAPETGVEASGYPGTRINDVKVVSKEKREL; translated from the coding sequence ATGAGTGAGCGCCCTGAGAAGGCTGCGGACACCGACGACGACGAACTGACACACACCACCGAGCAGGGCGACGTACAGATGGTGGATGTTGGCAAGAAGCCAGATACCGGCCGGCGTGCGGTGGCCCGCGGCGAGATTCAGCTCACGGAATCCACGATCGCGGCCGTTCGGGCTGACGACGTGGGGAAAGGGGACGTGCTCGCAACTGCCCGCGTCGGCGCGGTTCAGGCCGTCAAACACACGTGGGAGACCATCCCGATGTGTCACCAGATTCCGATCACGAACGTCGAGACCGCTTTCGAGGTCCGGGACGACCGTATCGAACTGGAAGTGGCCGTCGAGACGACCGGGAAGACAGGCTGTGAGATGGAGGCGCTGGAGGGCGTGACGACCGGGCTGAACGTCGTCTGGGACATGGTGAAAGCGGCCGAGAAGGAGGTCGTCTCGGCTGCGCCCGAGACCGGCGTCGAGGCCAGTGGCTATCCGGGGACGAGAATCAACGACGTGAAAGTGGTCTCGAAAGAGAAGCGGGAGCTCTGA
- a CDS encoding YjeF-related protein (KEGG: hje:HacjB3_09315 carbohydrate kinase, YjeF related protein~TIGRFAM: Uncharacterised protein family, carbohydrate kinase-related; YjeF-related protein, N-terminal~PFAM: YjeF-related protein, N-terminal; Uncharacterised protein family, carbohydrate kinase-related) produces MISSRRMAAVDRNAAALGVPLRVLMESSGNAVADRARALTQPGDSVALVAGRGNNGGDAFAAVRFLDDRDCTTHLLARPKSITTDIARANWDALEAAESDTRVVADSQEFVLESPDLVVDAMLGTGIRGPLREPERSVARALNDSAATVLAVDVPSGLDADTGNAAGVAVEADHVVTFHDLKPGLTDRENVTVADIGIPAAAETIVGPGDLAMLRERGSRKGDSGRVFVIGGGPYTGAPALAAGASLSAGADLAFVACPEGVFDPIAGYSEDFIVQPYDAPAEEPHLSPDHVPELVETANRHDDIVVLGPGLGRHPDTAAAARQFLAEFEGRAVVDADALALVPEVETAAELVLTPNRSELAELGGPDGDDLVGAADDIAALADELGHVILAKGVVDVITDGETVRRCRVGTPGMTVGGTGDTLAGITAALLARADPFEAACVAPYVNGRAAELLDRGNGLRATELQKSIPDALRGGDNE; encoded by the coding sequence ATGATTTCCAGCCGACGTATGGCCGCGGTGGACCGGAACGCCGCCGCGCTTGGCGTTCCCCTGCGGGTGCTGATGGAGTCCTCAGGCAACGCGGTCGCTGACCGGGCCCGGGCACTCACTCAGCCAGGTGACAGCGTCGCCCTCGTCGCGGGCCGTGGGAACAACGGTGGCGACGCGTTCGCTGCTGTACGGTTTCTGGACGACCGTGACTGCACGACCCACTTGCTCGCCCGGCCCAAGAGCATCACAACCGACATCGCGCGGGCCAACTGGGACGCGCTGGAGGCCGCCGAGTCCGACACACGCGTCGTTGCGGACTCCCAAGAATTCGTGCTCGAAAGCCCGGATTTGGTCGTCGATGCGATGCTCGGAACGGGAATCAGAGGCCCACTCCGGGAGCCCGAACGATCCGTGGCCCGCGCCCTGAACGACTCGGCAGCCACTGTACTCGCTGTCGACGTACCCTCAGGTCTCGACGCAGACACCGGAAACGCAGCAGGCGTGGCTGTCGAGGCTGACCATGTCGTTACGTTCCACGACCTGAAACCCGGACTCACGGACCGTGAGAACGTCACCGTGGCGGACATCGGCATCCCCGCCGCTGCCGAGACCATCGTTGGCCCGGGCGATCTCGCGATGCTCAGAGAACGCGGCAGTCGGAAAGGCGACAGCGGCCGGGTGTTCGTCATCGGCGGCGGCCCCTACACCGGCGCACCGGCGCTCGCAGCGGGCGCCTCGCTCTCTGCGGGAGCCGACCTCGCGTTCGTCGCGTGCCCCGAAGGAGTGTTCGACCCCATCGCGGGCTACTCGGAGGACTTCATCGTCCAGCCCTACGACGCACCTGCGGAGGAGCCCCATCTCAGTCCCGACCACGTCCCGGAGTTGGTCGAGACGGCGAACCGTCACGACGACATTGTCGTACTCGGGCCAGGGCTGGGTCGGCACCCAGACACAGCGGCGGCCGCTCGGCAGTTCCTCGCCGAGTTCGAGGGCCGTGCGGTCGTCGACGCTGACGCGCTAGCACTGGTCCCAGAAGTCGAGACGGCGGCCGAACTCGTGCTCACACCCAACCGCTCGGAGTTGGCGGAACTCGGGGGGCCGGACGGAGACGACCTCGTTGGGGCTGCCGACGACATCGCGGCGCTAGCTGATGAACTGGGTCACGTCATCCTCGCGAAAGGCGTCGTGGACGTGATTACGGACGGCGAAACCGTCCGGCGGTGCCGTGTGGGCACACCAGGAATGACCGTCGGCGGCACCGGCGACACGCTGGCGGGCATCACGGCCGCGCTGCTCGCCCGGGCGGACCCGTTCGAAGCAGCCTGTGTCGCACCGTACGTCAACGGCCGGGCCGCGGAACTGCTGGACCGTGGCAACGGCCTGCGAGCGACAGAACTCCAGAAGAGTATCCCGGACGCACTCCGAGGTGGGGACAATGAGTGA